Proteins encoded together in one Campylobacter concisus window:
- a CDS encoding EamA family transporter: MLFCPVCFKEIQTSNAYQVALVDKFSVVLAIILAVIFLGERLNLKEILAICLIISGVVLLIFK, encoded by the coding sequence GTGTTATTTTGTCCTGTGTGTTTTAAAGAAATACAAACAAGTAATGCCTATCAAGTGGCGCTGGTTGATAAATTTAGCGTTGTGCTGGCTATCATTTTGGCTGTCATCTTTCTTGGTGAGAGGTTAAATTTAAAAGAAATTTTAGCCATTTGCCTTATTATTTCAGGCGTTGTTTTATTGATTTTCAAGTAA